From the Saccharomycodes ludwigii strain NBRC 1722 chromosome I, whole genome shotgun sequence genome, one window contains:
- the ULP1 gene encoding SUMO protease ULP1 (similar to Saccharomyces cerevisiae YPL020C | ULP1 | UbL-specific Protease), giving the protein MTSPNINDNGRINTERINTLPIKKIYDDQSQNWKVQQQNIIDIYHNDDIADEVSDSTTKKSGDTKITHQKQIISNTRPYLPKDPAFIIYTSPITYLSNKKGVADNSEDKVNDDLNSFDNYKKQKKKEKNNTLPYPKSNVFHPKTSAKRKHEIWYVATKDDNTNLEKTTIEHLTTSESPTMFKKIANKFYNLLYYKEPPKTITTGKTTDSLKDTVEYNKPSIKRTERNGFDTQFVPRKRTKPITAMERRKIELSEKLTGNLNANNLELLDQRKDPFNWNSLPDTDTMEKDDRKKNLSPYGTAFFRKRKHIQENEQLALCTKHENYNGQNELAFLKKIYNGESYRTPASIEKERENQLNLLKKDSKKQNSYTFKNTVQDLVDRIKKSLFADSKDIDGNNNDVIFVKEQAVDPTTFTRPLALKEKLIFDRSLVTFHDEFKAYKAIIEEREQLKQELEKRRKEKLSKSLIPDLSQHELDKVYSIFENGTSTKTWRCYDLDIGMRDIKTLVPGRWLNDTIIEFFMKYIENKNEKVVSFNSFFFTALSERGYQGVRRWMKRKKVDINNLSKIFTPININRSHWALGMIDITRKKIIYVDSLSNASNTGPKVFSMLSLLKDYLLEESKGKLGDGFELEHIGCPQQPNGFDCGIYVCMNSLYLSKNRYLDFKSKDALKMREYIADLIINSD; this is encoded by the coding sequence ATGACAAGTCcaaatattaatgataacGGTAGAATAAATACTGAAAGAATTAATACTTTAcccataaaaaaaatttatgatGATCAATCCCAAAATTGGAAGgttcaacaacaaaatattatagatatatatcaCAATGATGATATTGCAGATGAAGTTAGTGATTCTACCACCAAGAAAAGCGGTGACACTAAGATAACCCATCAGAAACAAATTATCTCAAATACAAGGCCGTATTTACCCAAAGACCCTGCTTTCATAATATATACTTCACCAATAACTTATTTATCGAATAAAAAAGGAGTTGCTGATAATAGTGAGGACAAGGTTAATGATGATCTTAACAGTTTTGATAATTacaagaaacaaaaaaagaaagaaaaaaataatactttaCCATATCCAAAGAGTAATGTTTTTCATCCAAAAACAAGTGCTAAAAGAAAACATGAAATTTGGTACGTTGCTACCAAAGATGATAACACTAATCttgaaaaaacaacaattgaACATTTAACAACTTCAGAATCACCAACcatgtttaaaaaaatagcaaacAAATTTTACAACTTACTTTATTACAAGGAACCCCCTAAAACCATAACCACTGGAAAAACAACAGATTCTCTAAAAGACACTGTTGAATATAACAAACCAAGCATTAAAAGAACTGAACGAAATGGATTTGATACACAATTTGTTCCACGTAAAAGAACCAAACCAATCACTGCAATGGAAAGGCGCAAGATAGAGTTGTCAGAAAAACTAACCGGAAATTTAAATGCAAATAACTTGGAATTATTAGACCAAAGAAAAGATCCCTTTAATTGGAATTCTCTTCCTGATACTGATACTATGGAAAAAGAtgacagaaaaaaaaacttatcGCCTTATGGGACTGCTTTTTTcaggaaaagaaaacataTTCAAGAAAATGAGCAACTTGCATTATGCACTAAACatgaaaattataatgGTCAAAATGAATTGGcctttttgaaaaaaatatacaatgGTGAATCATATAGAACACCTGCCTCGatagaaaaggaaagagaAAATCAACTTAATCTGTTAAAAAAGGATAGTAAAAAGCAAAATAGCTacacttttaaaaatacagTACAGGACTTGGTTGATAGgattaaaaaatctttgTTTGCTGATTCCAAGGACATTGatggaaataataatgatgtcATATTTGTAAAAGAACAAGCGGTTGATCCAACCACTTTTACCAGACCACTAGctttaaaggaaaaactAATATTTGACAGAAGTTTAGTGACATTTCATGATGAATTTAAAGCTTACAAAGCTATCATTGAAGAAAGAGAACAATTAAAGCAGGAACtcgaaaaaagaagaaaggaaaagttATCCAAAAGTTTGATACCAGATTTGAGTCAACATGAATTGGATAAAGTTTATTCCATATTTGAAAATGGTACTAGTACAAAAACATGGAGATGTTATGATTTGGATATTGGCATGAGAGATATTAAAACATTGGTACCAGGTAGATGGCTAAATGACACAATAATAGAATTTTTCATGAAGtatatagaaaataaaaacgaaaaagTCGTATCCTTtaactcatttttttttacagcCCTTTCAGAAAGAGGTTATCAAGGTGTCAGAAGATGgatgaaaaggaaaaaagtgGATATTAACAATTTATCCAAGATTTTCACGCctattaatataaatagaaGCCATTGGGCCCTAGGTATGATCGATATTACtcggaaaaaaataatatatgtCGATTCCTTATCAAATGCCTCAAACACAGGTCCAAAAGTTTTTAGCATGCTATCCCTACTCAAGGATTATCTTTTAGAAGAAAGCAAGGGTAAATTAGGCGATGGCTTTGAACTTGAGCACATAGGCTGCCCCCAGCAACCAAATGGATTTGATTGTGGTATTTATGTTTGCATGAATTCTCTATATTTAAGCAAAAATAGATATTTAGATTTTAAATCCAAAGATGCTCTAAAGATGAGAGAGTATATAGCagatttaattataaatagtGACTAA
- the MSH4 gene encoding MutS family protein MSH4 (similar to Saccharomyces cerevisiae YFL003C | MSH4 | MutS Homolog), with translation MSRTPGVPDTWKLENEKTISKQNKNHSKIKEGLMKHSFELNIISSRNKSFTSTDSTKSKRVSNARTPSTYSRTASAFVLPGTKRQKSQAPSTILNPVSDEVICCIYENCKDASPRVGLSILNYVTGEVVISDYIDTQIFIRTVHKIQVYSPTEILIPSTSLSPVVSKLSTIIKYNVPEPIRITEAHIKTYDISQSWEMLNKYNIFKENEKQKKFEEFRDKDYGLASLAACLNFCKESSCGTKFEKIRIKLVCAEHTCLIDPKTIKNMELVSNLTDKNGISFFKFLNHTVTKMGRRLLRINILQPLTNKDAILSRIKAVCELKANGAELLSEMRSTLLGCQDLDIIFSKLLILDKASISADQKINFVILLKTSVEITLKIKKLLAESSCDLLSEVRNICGHPDIISIQELINDYINEDCTWDCGHLNLQNQKLYAVKSDSNGLLDISRKIYESIVADIINEIGILSKDHNLNLDYYFDSSRGFYLRLKKKDFSESYTFPEIFINRVVRGNYIEFSTLDIMKLNMRLHEVTVEIILITEGVINDLLHEITQYISTLFMVSESLAILDLLCSFVYHIVKNEGYCVPEFSNKLVLKDLRHPILEKRISNFVSNDVVSIRGSSLIHIITGCNMSGKSVYLKQIVFAVILAQIGCFVPASYACFPVYEKIHARLCHDEIEINSSTFCTEMREMAYFLDDIDEKSLLIIDELGRGSSINDGFAISLAITEYLTGKSCTVFLSTHFIMIPKLLLAQPSVVHLEMVSELENTSNTVKMTYKISDGRAATMGHHGLKIVQSLFPKEILKEARRIITILEESYEQDTRNFMEVETSVETNKIKQINNLASLLEIFSESTDGCVSVRSLKDLQDEFLLNFDVDW, from the coding sequence ATGTCACGCACTCCTGGTGTCCCAGATACATGGAAGCTCGAGAATGAAAAGACCatttcaaaacaaaacaaaaatcaCAGCAAGATAAAAGAAGGATTGATGAAACATTCTTTTGAGTTAAATATTATCAGCAGTAGGAACAAGTCTTTTACTAGCACAGATtcaacaaaatcaaaaagGGTATCAAACGCTAGAACACCATCAACGTATAGCAGAACAGCGAGTGCATTTGTATTACCGGGAacaaaaagacaaaaatcGCAAGCGCCATCTACTATATTAAATCCAGTTTCTGATGAGGTCATATGTTGTATCTATGAAAATTGTAAAGATGCCAGTCCTAGAGTTGGGTTATCTATACTCAATTATGTCACTGGAGAAGTTGTAATATCAGACTACATTGACACACAGATATTTATCCGAACGGTTCATAAAATACAGGTTTATAGTCCCACAGAAATCTTGATTCCCTCAACTTCTTTATCTCCAGTAGTTTCAAAATTGTCCAcgattattaaatataacgTACCTGAACCAATAAGAATCACAGAAGCACATATAAAAACCTACGATATATCCCAGAGCTGGGAGATGttgaataaatataatatttttaaagaaaatgaaaaacaaaaaaagtttgaaGAATTTAGGGATAAAGATTATGGCTTAGCCTCTTTAGCTGCATGTTTGAATTTTTGTAAAGAATCTTCCTGTGGTAccaaatttgaaaaaatacgTATCAAACTTGTTTGTGCAGAGCATACGTGTTTGATTGATCcaaaaactataaaaaatatggaaTTGGTGAGCAATTTAACAGACAAAAATGGCATTTcgtttttcaaatttttaaatcataCGGTTACCAAAATGGGTAGAAGGTTATTGaggataaatattttgcaaCCATTGACAAATAAGGATGCAATACTGTCAAGAATAAAGGCTGTTTGCGAATTAAAAGCAAACGGCGCCGAATTGCTTTCTGAAATGAGATCGACATTGTTAGGTTGTCAAGATttggatattatttttagtaagTTGTTGATATTAGATAAAGCCTCTATCAGTGCggatcaaaaaataaattttgttattctTTTGAAAACTTCAGTGgaaataactttaaaaataaaaaaattgttggcGGAGTCTAGCTGTGATTTATTGAGTGAGGTTAGAAATATTTGCGGTCATCCAGATATCATTTCGATTCAGGAGTTAATTAATGATTATATCAATGAGGATTGCACTTGGGATTGTGGACATTTAAACTtgcaaaatcaaaaattatatgCAGTTAAGTCGGATTCAAATGGGTTGTTAGATATCtcaagaaaaatttatgAATCTATAGTTGCTGATATTATCAATGAGATTGGAATTCTATCCAAAGATCATAATTTAAACttagattattattttgattcttCTAGAGGCTTTTATTTGagattaaagaaaaaagattttagtGAGTCTTACACATTCCCTGAAATCTTTATAAACAGGGTTGTGAGGGGCAATTATATCGAATTTTCTACCTTAGACATTATGAAACTTAACATGCGATTGCATGAGGTTACGGTTGAAATTATTCTGATTACGGAAGGTGTTATTAACGATTTGTTACACGAAATTACACAGTACATTTCCACTTTGTTTATGGTATCTGAAAGCTTGGCCATCTTAGATTTGCTTTGTTCGTTTGTCTATCACATTGTTAAAAACGAGGGTTATTGTGTTCCAGAGTTTTCCAATAAGCTTGTACTCAAAGACTTAAGACATCCGATTTTGGAAAAGAGGATTAGTAACTTTGTGTCCAATGATGTGGTATCTATTAGAGGTAGTTCTTTGATACACATTATTACAGGTTGTAATATGAGTGGTAAAtctgtttatttaaaacaaattgttTTTGCCGTAATTTTAGCTCAAATTGGATGTTTCGTTCCCGCTTCATATGCATGTTTTCCAgtatatgaaaaaatacATGCTAGGTTATGTCATgatgaaattgaaattaattCTTCGACATTTTGTACAGAAATGAGAGAAATGGCATACTTTTTGGATGACATAGATGAGAAAAGTTTGTTGATTATTGATGAGTTAGGAAGAGGTTCAAGCATTAATGATGGCTTTGCTATATCATTGGCGATTACAGAATATTTGACGGGGAAAAGTTGTacagtttttttatcaacCCATTTTATCATGATTCCCAAATTGTTACTAGCGCAACCCTCTGTAGTTCATTTAGAGATGGTATCGGAACTAGAAAATACTAGCAACACGGTCAAAATGACTTATAAGATCTCAGATGGTAGAGCGGCAACTATGGGTCATCACGGTTTGAAAATTGTTCAGAGTTTATTTCCCAAAgagattttaaaagaagcCCGCAGGATAATTACTATTTTGGAGGAATCATACGAGCAAGATACAAGAAATTTTATGGAAGTGGAAACCAGCGTAGAAACTAATAAgattaaacaaataaataatctaGCTTCGCTACTAGAAATTTTCTCCGAAAGCACAGATGGATGTGTATCTGTACGTTCCCTAAAAGATCTTCAAGATGAATtccttttaaattttgatGTAGATTGGTAG
- the HST2 gene encoding histone deacetylase HST2 (similar to Saccharomyces cerevisiae YPL015C | HST2 | Homolog of SIR Two (SIR2)): MKKSIKQLSSILKENPNSKVIFMVGAGISTSCGIPDFRSPKTGLYHNLSKLNLPYAEAVFDIDFFKNNPVPFYILAKELYPGNFKPSKFHYFMKLMEDKNRLHRVYTQNIDTLEREAGISGEKIIEAHGSFASNHCINCNERYELEIFKEKVTNFEEGPGKHDFAKCRKCVDGLIKPNIVFFGENLPSSFFTSLDYDRKLLEKNSDDYIVIFAGTSLAVYPFCSSAAAVPEMATRSLVNKELVGNFKKEPRDSDIVILENCDSVVEELARELGWLEDLEKLISGSDDVKADALEELAADIEKNLTLDEVNITPLTQRDSAKHNNIELQSDTVNR; encoded by the coding sequence ATGAAAAAATCTATCAAACAACTCTCCtccattttaaaagaaaatcctAATTCTAAAGTTATATTCATGGTTGGAGCAGGAATTTCCACTAGTTGTGGAATCCCAGATTTTAGATCTCCAAAAACTGGTTTGTACCATAATTTATCAAAGTTAAATTTGCCCTATGCAGAGGCCGTATTTGatatagatttttttaaaaataatccgGTACCTTTTTACATTTTAGCTAAGGAGCTGTATCCGGGCAACTTCAAACCCTCCAAGTTTCATTATTTCATGAAATTAAtggaagataaaaatagattgCACAGGGTTTATACCCAAAATATAGATACCTTGGAGAGGGAGGCAGGTATTTCTGGGGAAAAGATTATTGAAGCACATGGTTCCTTTGCTTCCAATCATTGTATCAATTGTAACGAAAGATATGAGCTTGAGATTTTCAAGGAAAAAGTCACCAACTTCGAAGAAGGTCCTGGAAAACACGATTTTGCAAAATGTAGGAAATGTGTTGATGGGTTGATCAAGCCTAACATTGTGTTTTTTGGCGAGAATTTGCCTTCTTCGTTTTTCACTTCATTAGATTATGACAGAAAATTACTTGAAAAGAACTCAGATGattatattgttatttttgccGGAACTTCTTTGGCTGTATATCCCTTTTGTTCCTCTGCAGCGGCTGTACCCGAAATGGCGACGAGATCACTAGTTAATAAAGAGTTAGTTGggaattttaaaaaggagCCTAGAGATTCCGATATTGTAATACTGGAAAATTGTGATTCTGTTGTGGAAGAGTTGGCGCGTGAGCTTGGCTGGCTTGaagatttggaaaaattaatttccGGATCAGATGACGTTAAAGCTGATGCTTTGGAAGAATTAGCCGCTGACATTGAAAAGAATTTAACTTTAGATGAGGTCAATATTACTCCTTTGACGCAACGAGACTCAGCAAAACACAACAATATAGAATTACAATCTGATACCGTTAATAGGTGA
- a CDS encoding uncharacterized protein (similar to Saccharomyces cerevisiae YGR109W-B | retrotransposon genes) has translation MDRMRERLKERKNSRIYPLIMKTPKIGRRREVELLLNNATLATVLMDTGAPTSVISRNLVEIIGLEVSKAPFQSISGAIKGTKEGTNKATTVRFTINDKEYKIDAYILDTINNKVIVGNPILETNPELLNIETEDKEQLNELLEVTIETKENKTWNFIPEWLRKKFRDIVGTKLLPETHKLVNVHHEIILKDPERLPKMQPYRSTPKLEEEARKMVDSLLSDGYIEESKAPIASPIIMVKKKSGDYRLCVDYRMLNKNTEPDLFPLPLLDTIFAKLGSSKIFTTLDLLNGYYQIPMKKEHKPLTSFVTPFGKYQFTVMPFGLRNAPSTFTRLMSDIFRDLKFVCIYLDDILIHSDNTEEHWKHLETVLQRLKDHGLVAKRSKCYFAQRKVVFLGHEISSDGIRPLQGKTDAIKSLVVTQDIKSVQRFLGMINFYRRFIPRCSHLAKPLVEFTAKKTEWSDEQTQSVETLKKALGSPPILVPYTPKCYMRLTTDASYDGLGAVLEKLENNKLIGVIGYFSKSLQGAQKNYPPGELELLAIIEALNHFRYLLHGNHFELRTDHISLLSLQNKKEPSRRISRWLDMLSEYDFTLTYLKGTMNHIADTLSRDSKSLEVDTIDAKSWLELYENDPWCAAVLHGMKHIDNVNTEGMDLHLFKKYQKKWTSSRQFQEAYTIDKDNFLYYKDRLCVPQKARNSVLEYYHDNAILGGHFGADITFHKIAKDYYWPSLYSNIQDYVAHCYNCQVMKQHRRASQGLLQSLDVPKGRWSHITIDFASGLPLTFRQNDFILIVVDRFSKRCHFIPCKSTTGSIELINLLFKHVFAYHGFPRFITSDKDIRMMSTAYKELVKRLGIQLKMSSSNHPQTDGQTERVIQVLGRMLKSYCSVHHQQWDNFLPILEFCYNSTYLSSIRAAPFEVDLGYIPNKPQIFTEGESSAQNDSAVELAKKLKAIELRTKDFLAANAENNEAAKNNKRIQIILEPGQHVLVHRDAYFVKGKYWKIQPIYLGPFKVVKKINDNAYEIDLPSTKKTHRVINIEWLKEFKHDPDRYPKHPPRTEKEMEFRLTEIVSVIGITEDKTKLYAKFSDVDPTLSVEIPLRIFNKLPDYRKTALLSNFKQLWRHSVSEEEDVVI, from the coding sequence ATGGACAGAATGAGAGAAAGACtcaaagaaagaaaaaactcTCGTATATACCCCTTAATTATGAAAACTCCTAAAATTGGAAGGAGGAGGGAAGTAGAATTGTTATTGAACAATGCAACATTAGCAACGGTCCTGATGGATACAGGAGCCCCAACAAGTGTAATTAGCCGAAATCTAGTAGAGATAATTGGATTAGAAGTTTCCAAAGCGCCCTTTCAGAGTATAAGTGGAGCGATTAAAGGAACCAAAGAAGGTACGAACAAAGCTACAACAGTACGTTTTACAATTAACGACaaagaatataaaatagATGCGTATATTTTAGACACAATTAACAACAAGGTTATTGTCGGAAACCCCATACTTGAAACAAACCCTGAACTGTTGAACATAGAAACTGAGGACAAAGAACAGTTGAACGAGTTATTAGAGGTAACGATTGAaacaaaggaaaataaaacatgGAACTTTATTCCAGAATGGCTTAGGAAAAAGTTTAGAGATATTGTAGGTACTAAATTATTACCTGAAACACATAAATTGGTAAATGTACACCATGAAATAATACTAAAGGATCCCGAGAGACTTCCAAAAATGCAACCTTACAGAAGTACACCCAAGCttgaagaagaagcaaGGAAAATGGTTGATAGCTTATTGTCAGATGGATACATAGAAGAATCCAAAGCCCCAATAGCTTCACCCATAATCATGGTAAAGAAGAAATCTGGAGATTACAGATTATGTGTTGACTACAGAAtgttgaataaaaatacagaaCCAGACTTGTTTCCCCTACCATTATTAGACACTATATTTGCCAAACTAGGATCTTCGAAAATATTCACAACCTTAGATCTATTAAATGGATATTACCAAATTCCAATGAAAAAGGAACACAAACCCTTGACTAGTTTTGTCACCCCATTTGGAAAGTATCAATTTACTGTTATGCCTTTTGGTTTACGAAATGCACCTTCAACATTTACAAGATTAATGAGTGACATATTCAgagatttaaaatttgtttgtatttatttagatGATATTCTAATACACAGTGATAATACAGAAGAACATTGGAAACACTTAGAAACAGTATTACAAAGACTAAAAGATCATGGTTTAGTTGCAAAAAGAtcaaaatgttattttgcACAAAGAAAAGTAGTATTTTTAGGACACGAAATTAGTAGTGATGGTATCAGACCATTACAAGGAAAAACCGATGCTATTAAGAGCTTAGTAGTTACCCAAGATATTAAGAGTGTTCAGAGATTCTTAGGAatgattaatttttacaGAAGGTTTATACCACGATGTAGTCATCTAGCTAAGCCACTAGTTGAATTTACAGCAAAGAAGACTGAATGGTCAGACGAACAAACACAAAGCGTTGAGACTTTAAAGAAAGCACTAGGCTCACCACCAATATTAGTCCCGTATACACCCAAATGTTACATGAGACTAACTACCGATGCCTCGTATGATGGACTTGGAGCCgtattagaaaaattagaaaacaACAAGCTAATTGGAGTTATTGGATACTTCAGTAAAAGCTTACAAGGTGCACAAAAGAATTACCCACCTGGAgaattagaattattagCAATAATTGAAGCACTAAATCATTTCCGATATTTACTACATGGAAACCATTTTGAATTAAGAACAGACCATATTTCACTTTTATCATTACAAAATAAGAAAGAACCGTCAAGAAGAATTTCCCGCTGGTTAGACATGCTAAGTGAATACGACTTCACTTTGACATACCTAAAAGGTACAATGAACCATATTGCTGACACACTATCACGAGACAGTAAAAGCTTAGAAGTAGATACCATTGATGCAAAATCATGGCTTGAACTTTATGAGAATGACCCCTGGTGTGCTGCAGTTTTGCACGGAATGAAACATATAGATAATGTGAACACAGAAGGAATGGATTTACATTTATTCAAGAAATATCAGAAAAAATGGACTTCATCAAGACAATTTCAAGAAGCATATACAATAGACAAAGACAATTTCTTATATTACAAAGACAGACTATGTGTACCACAAAAAGCAAGAAATTCAGTGTTAGAGTACTATCATGACAATGCTATATTAGGAGGACACTTTGGAGCCGATATCACTTTTCATAAAATTGCAAAAGACTATTATTGGCCTAGTTTATATTCGAATATACAAGATTACGTAGCACATTGTTACAACTGCCAAGTTATGAAGCAACACCGACGAGCCTCACAAGGTTTACTACAATCTTTAGATGTTCCAAAAGGACGATGGTCACATATTACTATCGACTTCGCTTCAGGACTACCACTTACTTTTCGTCAGAATgactttattttaattgtcGTAGACAGATTCTCGAAACGATGCCACTTTATACCATGCAAGTCCACTACAGGTTCCATTGAACTTATTAATTTACTATTTAAACACGTTTTTGCTTACCACGGATTTCCCCGATTTATTACCTCAGACAAGGATATTAGAATGATGAGCACTGCATACAAAGAATTAGTGAAACGATTAGgaattcaattaaaaatgtcaAGTAGTAACCATCCTCAAACAGATGGACAAACTGAAAGAGTTATTCAAGTCTTAGGTCGTATGTTAAAAAGCTATTGCTCCGTACATCACCAACAATGGGATAATTTTTTGCCCATTTTAGAATTTTGTTACAATTCGACTTATTTATCTAGTATTCGAGCTGCTCCGTTTGAAGTTGATTTGGGTTATATTCCTAATAAACCACAAATATTTACGGAGGGGGAGAGTTCAGCACAAAATGACTCCGCAGTCGAATTAGCCAAGAAATTGAAAGCAATAGAATTGCGaacaaaagattttttagCTGCAAACGCTGAAAACAATGAAGCAGCCAAGAACAATAAGAGAATACAAATTATATTAGAACCAGGACAACATGTATTAGTACACAGAGACGCATACTTCGTCAAAGGCAAATACTGGAAGATACAACCGATATATTTAGGACCTTTCAAGGTagtaaagaaaattaatgataacGCCTATGAAATAGATTTACCAAGTACTAAAAAGACACATAGAGTAATTAACATTGAATGGTTGAAAGAATTCAAACATGACCCAGACAGGTACCCAAAACATCCGCCAAGAactgaaaaagaaatggaaTTTAGATTAACCGAAATAGTTAGTGTAATTGGAATCACAGAGGATAAGACTAAGCTGTATGCAAAGTTCAGCGATGTTGATCCAACTCTATCTGTAGAAATACCACTTAggatttttaacaaattacCTGACTATAGGAAGACAGCCTTATTGTCAAACTTTAAACAACTCTGGAGACACTCAGTTTCGGAGGAGGAGGATGTCGTAATATGA